The genomic DNA ACTGATATACCCCACCCCTCGACAGGTGCCAGCGTGGCATGTCATTTACTTCACCTGTCcctggttgtaatgttgtggctcATTgttgtacacacaaatattgtgtgaagtttatttaataaaaaaaacaaaacatttggaCACTCTGTAACGTCCATGGGAATACAGAACgccataaaaatgttttataaaatagaGAACATACTATTGCTTGTGGatttaaaagcatttaaagATACAGAGAAAGCTGTCACACAGAAGGGTTTTAGGAGGGTGCCACATTACCTTTACAGAAGGAACacactttcagtggaagtcaatgtaaaaaaggttttactccaagtaattttggagcatttctattggtccattcattatgaaatgatCACACAATGTGACACACAGCTGCTGTGCTCTAAAGAGTAGTAAACTCCAAATCTATGAAAAATGCAGATGTTTTTCTgtgaacagtgataatatgctACAGGTAGGTTTCATAACTAAGAATCTGAAGAAGCACCATTGAGAGGACCACCCCCCGATGGCTGTACTTTTTCTGTAGTAACGTATTAGTGGGTGCATTGTGGTGCTGCATGTCGTTCACTGCCACAAATCTCTATAGATCTGGGTTTGAGACTTGCTTCAGttcaatgtctgtgaggagatgtgATCTCGCTGTATCCATGTGGGTCTCCTCCAATTTATTCTCTCTGAGTGACTTTCGTTGTCACAGAATTATGCTGATCTATAAATTATAGACAGTCTCAACATCttcttctttctgtttttcagtgCTACACCACCGTGGGAGCGATGGGCAGTGGTCTGGGGATGCCTTCGATGGGCTCATATATGAGCGTCCAGGGTCTAAACTGTGCCCCAAGTTCCATGAGCTCCATGTCTTACGTGAACACAGGAGTAGGTCACCAAGTTCCAGGCGGTTCTCCAGGTTCTGCAGGTTCTAACCTGAACACCAGTATGAGCCCCATGAGCGGAGGCTCTCCCCTGGGCTCATACTCTGCCGTGAATGTGGTGAGCCCCATCTATGGCCAGACCCCCAGGTCGAGAGATCCCAAAACATACCGCAGGAGCTACACCCATGCCAAGCCTCCATACTCCTACATCTCCCTTATCACCATGGCCATCCAGCAGTCCTCCTCCAAGATGCTGACCCTCAGTGAGATCTACCAGTGGATCATGGACCTGTTCCCCTTTTACAGACAGAACCAGCAACGCTGGCAGAACTCCATCCGCCACTCGCTCTCCTTCAACGACTGCTTCCTCAAAGTGCCCAGATCTCCAGATAAACCCGGAAAGGGCTCCTTTTGGACCCTGCATCCGGATTCGGGAAACATGTTTGAGAATGGCTGCTACCTGAGGAGGCAGAAAAGGTTCAAGTGTGACAAGGAGGTGTCCAGGAAGGAGAATGCAAGTTCTAAAGGTTCTCCTAGACCTAGCACGCCCATCAAAGAGCACAGGTCAGAGACAGAGGTGAGGAACCTAGAAGAACCAGAATTATCACCTGGTCCTGCTCCTCAGCATCAGCACCAATGTCAGCCTCAGCACCAGCATCCTATTGCTCAGCAacatcagcatcagcatcagcaCCAACTCCAGCTTCCGCAGACCCAGCATCTTCATCCTCAGCTCCATCACCTTCCTCAGCACCCTATCCACCCCCAGGAAGCTGCTCTGAAGCCAGAGCACCACTACTCCTTCAACCACCCATTCTCAATCACCAACCTCATGTCCTCGGAGCAGCAGCACCACAGAATGGAGATGAAGAGCTATGAGCATGCGATGCAAAACTCCCCCTACTCCCCGCTTTCTACTTCACTGTCTCTGAGCAAAGGAAGCCTGGAGACTCCCAACTTCCCCTCAGACGGACACTCGTACTACCAGGCCCTCTACTCCAGGCCCATCATAAACTCCTCATAGCTCTCCACAGCTCCATATGGATGGCTGTAAACTCTGTATAGGACCCTTGGGACACTCCTTTATCCTTTCTCCTGTTGAGACTGTAATTTATGGCGTATCAGTTGTGAATGTGAACATAGTTTGTTTTGGTGTTTATTAAATTTGACTTACTTTTTAAAGGAGTtcctgtttatttgttaatttaacatatattttagTTAATAAATATTGACtctatataataaaatacttataaacaggggcggcatggtggtgcagcaggtatgtgtcgcagtcacacagctccaggggcctggatgttgtgggtttgattcccgctccgggtggctgtctgtgaggagtgtggtgtgttctctctgtgtctgtgtgggtttcctccgggtgactgtctatgaggagtgtggtgtgttctctctgtgtctgtgtgggtttcctccgggtgactgtctgtgaggagtgtggtgtgttctacctgtgtctgcgtgggtttcctccgggtgctccggtttcctcccacagtccaaaaaaaaaaaaaaaacacacgttggtaggtggattggcgactcaaaagtgtccgtaggtgtgagtgtgtgagtgaatgtgtgtgtgtgtgtgtgtgtgtgttgccctgtgaaggactggcgccccctcgagggtgtatcctgccttgtgcccaatgattccaggtaggaatcgaccctgaactggataagggttacagataatgaatgaacttataaaacattataataataataataacaaaaagtgGTTTACCAAATTAAGACATA from Hoplias malabaricus isolate fHopMal1 chromosome 7, fHopMal1.hap1, whole genome shotgun sequence includes the following:
- the LOC136701898 gene encoding hepatocyte nuclear factor 3-beta-like isoform X1; amino-acid sequence: MLGAVKMEGHETGHPDWSAYYAEPECYTTVGAMGSGLGMPSMGSYMSVQGLNCAPSSMSSMSYVNTGVGHQVPGGSPGSAGSNLNTSMSPMSGGSPLGSYSAVNVVSPIYGQTPRSRDPKTYRRSYTHAKPPYSYISLITMAIQQSSSKMLTLSEIYQWIMDLFPFYRQNQQRWQNSIRHSLSFNDCFLKVPRSPDKPGKGSFWTLHPDSGNMFENGCYLRRQKRFKCDKEVSRKENASSKGSPRPSTPIKEHRSETEVRNLEEPELSPGPAPQHQHQCQPQHQHPIAQQHQHQHQHQLQLPQTQHLHPQLHHLPQHPIHPQEAALKPEHHYSFNHPFSITNLMSSEQQHHRMEMKSYEHAMQNSPYSPLSTSLSLSKGSLETPNFPSDGHSYYQALYSRPIINSS
- the LOC136701898 gene encoding hepatocyte nuclear factor 3-beta-like isoform X2 — its product is MGSGLGMPSMGSYMSVQGLNCAPSSMSSMSYVNTGVGHQVPGGSPGSAGSNLNTSMSPMSGGSPLGSYSAVNVVSPIYGQTPRSRDPKTYRRSYTHAKPPYSYISLITMAIQQSSSKMLTLSEIYQWIMDLFPFYRQNQQRWQNSIRHSLSFNDCFLKVPRSPDKPGKGSFWTLHPDSGNMFENGCYLRRQKRFKCDKEVSRKENASSKGSPRPSTPIKEHRSETEVRNLEEPELSPGPAPQHQHQCQPQHQHPIAQQHQHQHQHQLQLPQTQHLHPQLHHLPQHPIHPQEAALKPEHHYSFNHPFSITNLMSSEQQHHRMEMKSYEHAMQNSPYSPLSTSLSLSKGSLETPNFPSDGHSYYQALYSRPIINSS